A window of the Pyrodictium abyssi genome harbors these coding sequences:
- a CDS encoding 4Fe-4S binding protein — protein MTGQGRPGLVAVADPAGHVLPLSLADKGSAGRTGFWRTQRPVLNPDKCTGCFMCWLYCPEDVIDMKEGAGPRGQAIPVIDYEYCKGCGVCAVACPTRALEMVDEEKFMHEEG, from the coding sequence GTGACCGGGCAGGGCAGACCGGGGCTCGTAGCTGTAGCCGACCCTGCTGGGCACGTGCTGCCGTTGTCGCTCGCCGACAAGGGCTCTGCTGGGCGCACAGGGTTCTGGCGTACCCAGCGGCCGGTGCTCAACCCGGACAAGTGTACTGGCTGCTTCATGTGCTGGCTGTACTGCCCAGAGGACGTCATAGACATGAAGGAGGGAGCGGGGCCGCGGGGCCAGGCGATACCGGTGATCGACTATGAGTACTGTAAGGGCTGCGGCGTCTGCGCGGTAGCGTGCCCCACCAGGGCCCTCGAAATGGTTGACGAGGAGAAGTTCATGCACGAGGAGGGGTGA
- a CDS encoding transketolase C-terminal domain-containing protein, whose amino-acid sequence MPVLTSMRGNDAIAYAVKLARVEVVAAYPITPQTIVVEKIDELIARGEMDADMIHVESEHSALAAAYGAAAGGARAFTATSSHGLAYMYEMLWWTAASRIPLVMAIITRALGPPWNIHVEHADIMSTRDTGWLIAMAENNQEALDLALMMFRVTEDPRVYLPGIVGLDGFILSHTVEPLELPDQETVDEFLPPRRQPYVMEPGEPKAMGNLVPDEYFEELRMDMHQSLSRARQVIMEAGRDYGKLTGRSYESLVECYRCSDADVVIAGIGSWMGDAKIAADVLREKGIRAGVLRLRWVRPFPWEEVRESAIGKKLVVVLDRSVSFGHAGPLFLEISSALEARPSMVGVLAGVGGVDISYEDIARIVEHVYSMAEERGRVYIPAYWYHLGKFHPMPPYEPAFLVPQELPKGE is encoded by the coding sequence GTGCCCGTGCTCACCAGTATGAGGGGCAACGACGCGATAGCTTATGCTGTTAAGCTAGCCCGTGTAGAGGTAGTAGCAGCGTACCCGATAACGCCCCAGACCATCGTGGTCGAAAAGATCGACGAGCTCATCGCCCGCGGCGAGATGGACGCAGACATGATACACGTGGAGAGCGAGCACAGCGCACTAGCAGCAGCCTACGGCGCTGCCGCTGGCGGGGCGCGCGCCTTCACAGCTACTAGTAGCCACGGGCTCGCCTACATGTACGAGATGCTCTGGTGGACAGCAGCCAGCAGGATACCACTAGTCATGGCTATAATCACGAGGGCCCTGGGCCCACCATGGAACATCCACGTAGAGCACGCAGACATAATGAGCACCCGCGACACGGGATGGCTAATAGCCATGGCCGAGAACAACCAGGAAGCACTAGACCTAGCACTGATGATGTTCCGTGTGACCGAGGACCCACGGGTCTATCTACCCGGTATAGTCGGGCTCGACGGCTTCATCCTCAGCCACACAGTGGAGCCCCTCGAGCTGCCCGACCAGGAGACCGTGGACGAGTTCCTGCCCCCACGGCGCCAGCCCTATGTCATGGAGCCGGGCGAGCCGAAGGCTATGGGCAACCTGGTGCCCGACGAGTACTTCGAGGAGCTACGGATGGACATGCACCAGAGCCTATCGAGGGCACGGCAGGTCATCATGGAGGCTGGCCGGGACTATGGGAAGCTCACTGGGAGGAGCTACGAGAGCCTCGTGGAGTGCTACCGGTGCAGCGACGCTGACGTAGTGATAGCCGGTATTGGGTCCTGGATGGGCGACGCGAAGATCGCGGCCGACGTGCTCCGCGAGAAGGGGATACGGGCCGGGGTCCTACGCCTACGGTGGGTGAGGCCGTTCCCCTGGGAGGAGGTAAGGGAGTCCGCCATCGGCAAGAAGCTTGTCGTGGTGCTAGACCGTAGCGTCTCCTTCGGCCACGCTGGCCCGCTGTTCCTGGAGATAAGCAGCGCCCTTGAGGCAAGGCCCAGTATGGTGGGCGTCCTAGCGGGCGTGGGCGGCGTTGACATATCCTACGAGGACATAGCAAGGATAGTGGAGCACGTCTACAGCATGGCCGAGGAGAGGGGCCGAGTCTACATACCGGCCTACTGGTATCACCTCGGCAAGTTCCACCCAATGCCCCCTTACGAGCCCGCGTTTCTGGTCCCCCAGGAGCTGCCCAAGGGTGAGTAA
- the porB gene encoding pyruvate synthase subunit PorB — translation MAVNIRKLPRKKYVMPGNAACPGCPETMGFRYLGMALGEKAVVVIPAGCSSVIQGLWPRQGWGLPVLNIVFAAGAAAASGLARALRRRGVDAQVVVWAGDGGTADIGLQALSAAAERGEDIIYICVDNEAYMNTGIQRSGLTPYGAWTTTTHRGKSEFKKPLPQIVAAHRVPYVATASVGYPWDFIAKLRKAASIRGFKYIHLHAPCPVGWRFDPGLTAKIAQLAVETGMWILYEYENGRLRLNPPSNRLVDPSKRKPIEEYIKLQGRFRHLKPEDIEKLRQEVEMNWREITAMLKLQEELERQEKA, via the coding sequence GTGGCCGTGAACATACGCAAGCTCCCGCGCAAGAAGTACGTTATGCCGGGCAACGCGGCCTGCCCCGGCTGCCCGGAGACCATGGGGTTCCGCTACCTGGGCATGGCGCTCGGCGAGAAGGCCGTGGTAGTAATACCCGCCGGCTGTAGCTCCGTGATACAGGGGCTGTGGCCCCGCCAGGGCTGGGGGCTCCCAGTACTCAACATAGTGTTCGCTGCTGGCGCCGCCGCTGCTAGCGGGCTAGCCCGCGCACTGCGCCGCCGCGGCGTAGACGCCCAGGTCGTGGTCTGGGCTGGCGACGGCGGCACAGCCGACATAGGCCTCCAGGCTCTCAGCGCCGCCGCTGAGCGCGGCGAGGACATCATATACATCTGCGTTGACAACGAGGCCTACATGAACACTGGTATCCAGAGGAGCGGCCTCACCCCCTACGGGGCCTGGACCACGACAACCCACCGGGGCAAGAGCGAGTTCAAGAAACCGCTCCCACAGATAGTCGCAGCTCATCGCGTCCCGTACGTAGCGACCGCGAGCGTCGGTTACCCCTGGGACTTCATAGCCAAGCTCCGCAAGGCCGCGAGCATCCGGGGCTTCAAGTACATACACCTCCACGCGCCCTGCCCAGTGGGCTGGAGGTTCGACCCAGGCCTAACAGCGAAGATAGCACAGCTCGCCGTAGAGACCGGGATGTGGATACTATACGAGTACGAGAACGGGCGGCTGCGGCTGAACCCGCCGAGCAATAGGCTAGTAGACCCCTCCAAGAGGAAGCCCATAGAGGAGTACATCAAGCTACAGGGCAGGTTCCGCCACCTGAAGCCAGAGGACATCGAGAAGCTGCGCCAGGAGGTTGAGATGAACTGGCGCGAGATAACGGCTATGCTGAAGCTACAGGAGGAGCTCGAAAGGCAGGAGAAGGCCTAG
- a CDS encoding ABC transporter permease, whose amino-acid sequence MGTHGWLGALRSVLGIAVLESRWVIRQPGWLIQDAFMALSFALILWAWGGAEAVKSIIIAWIVAGSWSTGINLVGQDIAWARVYGKLQMYIASPVTPRVYLLGLLASHFAVHMPISIAVLSLIAAALDALGLIPAAVAAGLLLLPCSVFLGLALAMRIRKHTNISAITNPISMILIMLPPVFYPLAALPAPLQPVALLAPTAAAAELARGLAGYYAVYQPQLPALVLAAWNVAALALASRAIKWGHE is encoded by the coding sequence GTGGGCACGCACGGCTGGCTTGGAGCGCTTAGGAGCGTGTTGGGCATAGCGGTGCTCGAAAGCAGGTGGGTGATAAGGCAGCCTGGCTGGCTGATACAGGACGCGTTCATGGCGTTATCATTCGCGCTCATACTCTGGGCCTGGGGAGGCGCCGAGGCTGTAAAGAGCATAATAATAGCATGGATAGTCGCGGGCTCCTGGTCCACTGGCATAAACCTCGTAGGGCAGGACATAGCGTGGGCGCGCGTCTACGGCAAACTCCAGATGTACATAGCGTCCCCTGTGACGCCCCGTGTCTACCTGCTCGGCCTCCTGGCCAGCCACTTCGCGGTACACATGCCGATAAGCATAGCGGTCCTCTCGCTGATAGCAGCCGCCCTAGACGCGCTAGGCCTCATACCAGCAGCCGTGGCCGCGGGGCTCCTCCTGCTACCGTGCTCGGTGTTCCTAGGCCTAGCCCTAGCAATGAGGATACGGAAGCACACCAACATATCGGCTATAACAAACCCGATATCAATGATCCTCATAATGCTGCCGCCAGTATTCTACCCTCTCGCGGCGCTACCAGCACCGCTCCAGCCAGTAGCACTCTTAGCGCCTACAGCAGCAGCGGCAGAGCTGGCACGGGGGCTCGCAGGCTACTACGCCGTCTACCAGCCGCAGCTGCCAGCCCTGGTCCTTGCCGCGTGGAACGTAGCGGCCCTCGCGCTAGCGTCGAGGGCGATAAAGTGGGGCCACGAGTAG
- a CDS encoding ABC transporter ATP-binding protein — MVPRSPGLEPPGGSELLEQLGLWEIRSRSGWGLSGGQKRKTVTAMALATEAEVVFLDEPTTGLDVESRYSVWDAVRSAAAEGRCIVFTTHDMREAEMLADHAVFISRGRVVAEGSPERLREALPYRYRVVLRRPRRSPVAAKTIRLGDTVIAYTRSRSEAHAVAEDAEAESATVEPVGFEDVYLYYVHEAQREEVEG, encoded by the coding sequence GTGGTACCTCGTAGCCCGGGGCTGGAGCCCCCGGGCGGCAGCGAGCTGCTCGAGCAGCTAGGGCTCTGGGAGATACGCAGCCGTAGTGGCTGGGGACTCAGCGGCGGCCAGAAGAGGAAGACAGTGACCGCCATGGCCCTGGCTACGGAGGCCGAGGTGGTCTTCCTCGACGAGCCCACCACGGGGCTAGACGTGGAGAGCCGCTACAGCGTATGGGACGCCGTCCGGAGCGCAGCAGCCGAGGGCCGTTGCATAGTGTTCACCACCCACGACATGAGAGAGGCGGAGATGCTGGCAGATCACGCCGTCTTCATATCGAGAGGCAGGGTGGTGGCAGAGGGGAGCCCTGAGAGGCTCCGGGAGGCGCTACCCTACCGCTACCGGGTCGTACTCCGCCGGCCCCGCCGCAGCCCAGTAGCCGCCAAGACCATACGCCTAGGTGACACGGTGATAGCGTATACCCGGTCCCGCAGTGAGGCCCACGCAGTAGCAGAAGATGCCGAGGCGGAGTCGGCTACCGTGGAGCCCGTGGGGTTCGAGGATGTCTACCTCTACTACGTGCACGAGGCGCAGAGGGAGGAGGTGGAGGGCTAG
- a CDS encoding ATP-binding cassette domain-containing protein, whose amino-acid sequence MPGGDAVVAEGLAKRYPGGVWGAVDVSFSSPWGRVTVLLGPNGAGKTTTIGMLSTVLMPSRGRALVAGFDVVMEAREVRRRVALVPQEARIDLNWTPLEAVKWYLVARGWSPRAAASCSSS is encoded by the coding sequence GTGCCGGGCGGCGACGCGGTGGTGGCGGAGGGCCTAGCTAAGAGGTACCCAGGGGGCGTCTGGGGCGCTGTGGACGTGAGCTTCTCCTCGCCCTGGGGCAGGGTAACGGTGCTCCTCGGGCCAAACGGAGCCGGGAAGACCACTACCATAGGCATGCTCTCCACAGTGCTCATGCCGAGCCGCGGCCGCGCACTAGTGGCCGGGTTCGACGTGGTCATGGAGGCCCGGGAGGTCCGGCGCCGCGTGGCCCTGGTGCCGCAGGAGGCCCGTATAGACCTCAACTGGACGCCGTTGGAGGCCGTGAAGTGGTACCTCGTAGCCCGGGGCTGGAGCCCCCGGGCGGCAGCGAGCTGCTCGAGCAGCTAG
- a CDS encoding PIN domain-containing protein produces the protein MIIDTTYILPLAGIGVKADLLRAAAEGSARVSLDELKLSMISLFELQAKAAKLGIPPERVTRAVRVILRSFEVVPFYRGDVIEHAHILRSLLRDYIDCVVVATAAALGEDLVTEDRDIHAAKKDIESRYGIDVLSYRDLVPG, from the coding sequence ATGATAATCGACACTACCTATATTCTTCCGCTAGCCGGTATAGGCGTTAAGGCTGATCTCCTCCGGGCTGCTGCCGAGGGATCAGCGCGAGTGAGCCTCGATGAGCTAAAGCTCAGCATGATATCGCTGTTCGAGCTACAGGCTAAGGCAGCCAAGCTCGGGATACCGCCGGAGAGGGTCACGCGGGCAGTACGGGTCATACTGAGGAGCTTCGAGGTCGTACCCTTCTACCGCGGAGACGTCATAGAGCATGCTCACATCCTCAGAAGCTTGCTAAGAGACTACATAGACTGTGTGGTGGTCGCGACCGCGGCGGCGCTCGGCGAAGACCTGGTAACAGAGGATAGGGATATACATGCCGCGAAGAAGGATATCGAGAGCCGTTACGGCATAGACGTGCTCAGCTACCGGGACCTCGTGCCTGGCTAG
- a CDS encoding acylphosphatase, producing MEGGMVRAYLRIYGLVQGVFFRATMRDVARRLGVTGWVRNMPDGSVEAVVEGPREAVEEVIRWAHRGPPAARVERVEVVWEPYRGEYRDFTIRYDLEPYTPRPIKQGGEGQG from the coding sequence ATGGAGGGCGGGATGGTCCGCGCGTATCTCCGCATCTATGGGCTTGTCCAGGGTGTGTTCTTCCGGGCTACTATGAGGGACGTGGCGCGCCGGCTCGGGGTTACGGGCTGGGTGCGTAACATGCCGGACGGCAGCGTTGAGGCCGTAGTGGAGGGGCCTCGGGAGGCTGTGGAGGAGGTGATACGCTGGGCTCACCGCGGGCCGCCGGCTGCCCGTGTGGAGCGTGTCGAGGTCGTGTGGGAGCCCTATAGGGGCGAGTACAGGGACTTCACTATACGCTATGACCTGGAGCCCTACACGCCAAGGCCCATAAAGCAGGGCGGAGAGGGCCAGGGCTAG
- a CDS encoding aminotransferase class I/II-fold pyridoxal phosphate-dependent enzyme, with product MPSEASWLLGNGKAEKVIDELRRLRAGDPPPCRVAGGMTAEPLPVALQAYTLYARANLNDPATWRSVEALVERLRRLLEGVLGPGLDMLPTSGGSESALTGLFIAREATGRDTVVASSAAHASIAKDARILGMRLIEAPVDYDLRLDVDQLRRILRANSGRVAAVVATLGVTDNGALDPVLEAAEVAWENGAVLYVDAAWGGLPLLGRPAARSTILPRGGPALAGIDFHKHVAPPPSGVLLANTPELLGIVEHRAPYMPSGRQRGLPWTRTAAGLAAAVAALEALGQDGLERLAQHLYGLATRMAEALRTAGVPVHSGPWTPLVAFNVGRKAGSVAEALRRRGWVLYPSRLHGVLRYVAKWCHTPSDVEEIVETVVAAAGRGH from the coding sequence TTGCCCAGCGAAGCCAGCTGGCTGCTCGGCAACGGGAAGGCGGAGAAGGTGATCGATGAGCTCAGGAGGCTAAGGGCCGGGGACCCGCCGCCCTGCCGTGTAGCCGGTGGGATGACCGCTGAGCCTCTACCCGTAGCGCTCCAGGCCTACACGCTATACGCCAGGGCCAACCTCAATGACCCAGCTACATGGCGTAGTGTCGAGGCTCTCGTGGAGCGGCTGCGGCGGCTCCTAGAAGGGGTGCTCGGCCCCGGGCTAGACATGTTGCCCACGAGCGGTGGCAGCGAGTCAGCGCTAACGGGGCTCTTCATAGCCAGGGAGGCTACGGGCCGGGACACGGTCGTAGCCAGCTCAGCGGCGCATGCGAGTATAGCGAAGGACGCCAGGATATTGGGCATGCGGCTCATAGAGGCCCCCGTGGACTATGATCTCCGCCTTGACGTGGACCAGCTCCGCAGAATCCTCCGCGCCAACAGTGGCCGTGTGGCAGCAGTGGTCGCGACGCTAGGGGTCACCGACAACGGGGCTCTAGACCCTGTCCTAGAGGCGGCGGAGGTAGCGTGGGAGAACGGTGCAGTATTATACGTGGACGCGGCGTGGGGCGGACTCCCCCTCCTAGGCCGCCCAGCAGCCCGGAGCACCATACTGCCGCGCGGCGGCCCCGCTCTCGCGGGGATAGACTTCCACAAGCACGTAGCGCCGCCCCCTAGCGGCGTCCTCCTCGCGAACACGCCAGAGCTCCTCGGCATTGTGGAGCACAGGGCGCCCTACATGCCCTCCGGCCGGCAGAGGGGCCTGCCCTGGACGCGCACAGCAGCCGGGCTCGCAGCCGCCGTAGCTGCGCTAGAAGCGCTCGGCCAGGACGGCCTAGAGAGGCTGGCCCAGCACCTCTACGGGCTAGCAACACGCATGGCAGAGGCCCTGCGTACAGCCGGGGTCCCGGTGCATAGCGGGCCCTGGACACCCCTAGTAGCCTTCAACGTGGGGCGTAAAGCAGGCAGCGTGGCTGAGGCGCTGAGGAGGCGGGGCTGGGTGCTCTACCCGTCCCGGCTGCACGGCGTGCTGAGGTACGTGGCGAAGTGGTGCCACACACCAAGCGACGTAGAAGAGATCGTTGAGACGGTCGTAGCAGCAGCTGGCCGGGGGCACTAG
- a CDS encoding NUDIX hydrolase, translating into MDAEPRILGYRELCRGRRFALGQIEALIRGRRQVYDTLRHPGAVAVVAVDEAGRVLLERQYRPSVGEWLYEIPAGTLEPGEQPEETARRELVEETGYEPGWLRLLARFYTSPGVSTEVMYIYAAGDLREAEARPEEDELIETLWIPLDEALEMIRRGEIRDGKTVAGLLLYKVFMG; encoded by the coding sequence GTGGATGCTGAGCCACGTATCCTAGGGTACCGGGAGCTGTGCCGCGGCCGGCGCTTCGCCCTCGGCCAGATAGAGGCGCTGATCCGTGGCCGGAGGCAGGTCTACGACACGCTACGCCACCCAGGCGCGGTAGCAGTAGTAGCCGTGGACGAGGCGGGGAGGGTCCTGCTAGAGCGCCAGTACCGCCCTAGTGTGGGCGAGTGGCTCTACGAGATACCAGCTGGCACTCTCGAGCCCGGGGAGCAGCCGGAGGAGACGGCGCGCAGGGAGCTGGTCGAGGAGACCGGCTACGAGCCCGGCTGGCTCCGCCTGCTAGCCAGGTTCTACACGAGCCCCGGCGTTTCCACCGAGGTCATGTACATATACGCGGCCGGCGACCTACGCGAGGCCGAGGCACGGCCCGAGGAGGACGAGCTGATAGAGACCCTCTGGATCCCCCTAGACGAGGCCCTGGAGATGATAAGGCGCGGCGAGATACGCGACGGCAAGACAGTGGCAGGCCTCCTGCTATACAAGGTGTTCATGGGCTAG
- a CDS encoding endo alpha-1,4 polygalactosaminidase, translating into MHYARRPGGMSNYVIPALLALLILLIVLASRAGLPRTPSMTTTATAANTATVYETTSGTRTTPQEKTAARAPGVTETRTIGAIAAVAAATATETTETTNASVWCSITCYYLTGIEPESLLARYWAAAVIEPDEADDTVIAEARKHSGPVLAYLNAGYAEEWRDYWNAIRDEPWVHGATVYEGEYYVEYWRPEWRETLIELAERYLARGFQGVYLDNIDAAKLLAEKHPPGPRG; encoded by the coding sequence ATGCACTATGCTAGAAGGCCTGGAGGCATGAGCAACTACGTAATACCCGCCCTGCTAGCACTGCTCATACTCCTCATAGTCCTTGCCTCCCGGGCAGGCCTGCCTCGCACCCCTTCCATGACCACCACGGCTACCGCCGCCAACACTGCAACTGTCTATGAAACCACATCTGGTACAAGGACGACTCCGCAGGAGAAAACCGCGGCAAGGGCGCCGGGGGTTACAGAGACGCGGACTATAGGAGCCATAGCCGCTGTAGCCGCTGCGACGGCCACAGAGACTACAGAGACTACTAATGCCTCCGTCTGGTGTAGTATCACTTGCTACTATCTAACAGGTATCGAGCCAGAGTCTCTACTAGCCAGGTACTGGGCTGCAGCAGTGATAGAGCCGGACGAGGCAGATGACACAGTTATAGCTGAGGCGAGGAAGCACAGCGGCCCCGTCCTAGCCTACTTGAACGCCGGGTACGCCGAGGAGTGGAGAGACTACTGGAACGCCATTCGAGACGAACCCTGGGTCCACGGCGCTACCGTGTATGAGGGCGAGTACTACGTGGAGTACTGGCGCCCAGAGTGGAGGGAGACACTCATAGAGCTGGCGGAGAGGTACCTTGCTAGGGGCTTCCAGGGCGTCTATCTGGACAACATAGATGCTGCTAAGCTGCTCGCCGAGAAACACCCTCCTGGGCCCAGGGGGTAG
- a CDS encoding APC family permease: MARTSREGKLSLWEATAIAVGVIIGASIFSILGVGAEIAGRNLPVAFILASLAASLVAYSYAKLGSRFVSNAGPIEFILRGIGDNIVTGVLAFMLWFTYVVSISLFAKTFAGYFLALVGAELSLLNTAAVEVLVVAFFTALNIRGSKAVGRAESLIVAAKLAVLGVFVTAGLWTVNPSWVAPDLSPRRLAGAVYAMTLFFLSYTGFGLVTNASEDVEEPERNVPRAIYLSLAIATLVYVSIAVVAVGNLPVERLVEAEEYALAEAARPFLGSLGFTLVSLGALLSTSSAINATLYGGANIAYALAKKGELPEIFERKKWFGEPEGLYLTALLGMAFALLLDLGGVAAVCSATFIAVYLAVIVSHYRLADETRGNRLVIAVSFVVVLAILVLLLYYQWRSNPRAFYTILLVYAAAVLVEAVYRRLSRRSFRRALRAG; the protein is encoded by the coding sequence GTGGCGAGGACGAGTAGGGAGGGTAAGCTCAGCCTCTGGGAGGCTACAGCTATAGCCGTAGGCGTTATCATAGGCGCTAGTATCTTCTCCATACTGGGCGTCGGCGCAGAGATAGCGGGCAGGAACCTGCCGGTAGCTTTCATCCTAGCCTCTCTCGCCGCTAGCCTCGTGGCGTACTCCTACGCTAAGCTTGGTTCCAGGTTCGTCTCTAACGCTGGGCCTATAGAGTTCATCCTCAGGGGTATCGGCGACAACATCGTGACCGGTGTGCTCGCGTTCATGCTCTGGTTCACCTACGTCGTGTCCATATCCTTGTTCGCCAAGACGTTCGCGGGCTACTTCCTAGCCCTAGTCGGAGCCGAGCTATCCCTGCTCAACACAGCCGCCGTGGAGGTGCTCGTCGTAGCCTTCTTCACCGCGCTGAACATCCGCGGCTCCAAGGCCGTGGGGAGGGCTGAGAGCCTCATAGTCGCCGCGAAGCTCGCAGTGCTAGGCGTCTTCGTGACCGCTGGCCTCTGGACTGTGAACCCGAGCTGGGTGGCGCCAGACCTCAGCCCGCGCCGCCTGGCGGGCGCCGTGTACGCTATGACGCTCTTCTTCCTTAGCTACACTGGCTTCGGCTTGGTGACCAACGCCTCGGAGGACGTTGAGGAGCCGGAGCGCAACGTGCCCCGCGCAATATACCTTAGCCTCGCGATAGCCACGCTAGTCTACGTCTCCATAGCCGTCGTGGCTGTGGGCAACCTGCCCGTAGAGAGGCTCGTAGAGGCCGAGGAGTACGCGCTAGCCGAGGCCGCTAGACCGTTCCTAGGCAGCCTAGGCTTCACTCTGGTCTCGCTTGGCGCTCTGCTCTCCACGAGCTCAGCTATCAACGCTACGCTCTACGGGGGCGCCAACATAGCCTACGCGCTAGCCAAGAAGGGTGAGCTGCCGGAGATCTTCGAGAGGAAGAAGTGGTTCGGCGAGCCAGAGGGCCTCTACCTGACAGCGCTCCTGGGGATGGCTTTCGCGCTCCTCCTGGACCTGGGCGGCGTGGCTGCCGTCTGCAGCGCCACGTTCATAGCCGTCTACCTGGCCGTGATAGTATCCCACTATAGGCTCGCAGACGAGACCCGGGGCAACAGGCTAGTCATAGCCGTCAGCTTCGTGGTGGTCCTGGCCATACTGGTGCTGCTCCTCTACTACCAGTGGCGCAGCAACCCCCGCGCGTTCTACACCATACTCCTAGTCTACGCCGCCGCCGTCCTCGTGGAGGCCGTGTACCGTAGGCTGTCTAGGCGTAGCTTCCGGAGGGCGCTACGCGCTGGCTAA
- a CDS encoding ABC transporter substrate-binding protein: MRRAEAMAVVAVAAILVAGYLAADRGGAQPATATVTVRAAVTSTVTTTTVETETATVTATVPETVTTTVVETHTRIEKRVVLVDALGRTVELEKPAERVVALAPSITEDACSLGLCSRLVGVDSFSKSLPGVPSEAADVGGYWQPSSESIAGLKPDLVLACSGVPAQEQMTRQLEGLGVKVFFLRCDRARSLDDIYWDLRAVAALLGEPQAADRVIESMRERIALLEKRLANTTRPSVALLVYLQENGAWVAGGGTFHDTVVALAGGSNVFHSLYGWQMVGYEELVSRDPDYILVTGMTQADFNRTIELIEKTPLREAKAFREGHVCVLYGAATDALNRPSPGIVDAAYLLASILHPGAVEPPERLAGNYTCLGQG, encoded by the coding sequence GTGAGAAGAGCAGAGGCCATGGCCGTAGTAGCCGTGGCAGCCATCCTGGTGGCCGGATACCTGGCGGCAGACCGGGGAGGAGCACAGCCAGCCACAGCCACCGTGACCGTTAGAGCAGCCGTCACCTCCACAGTGACCACTACCACGGTTGAGACAGAGACCGCCACCGTGACGGCCACCGTCCCAGAGACGGTGACGACCACGGTCGTAGAGACCCATACGCGCATCGAGAAGCGGGTCGTCCTCGTCGACGCACTCGGCAGGACAGTGGAGCTAGAGAAGCCCGCCGAGCGGGTGGTGGCCCTAGCGCCGTCGATAACTGAGGATGCGTGCAGCCTAGGGCTCTGCAGCCGCCTAGTAGGCGTGGACAGCTTTTCCAAGAGCCTGCCAGGCGTCCCCAGCGAGGCCGCGGATGTCGGTGGCTACTGGCAGCCCAGTAGCGAGTCCATCGCCGGGCTGAAGCCGGACCTCGTGCTGGCGTGCAGCGGCGTCCCCGCCCAGGAGCAGATGACCCGGCAGCTCGAGGGCCTCGGCGTCAAGGTGTTCTTCCTCCGCTGCGACAGGGCCCGCAGCCTGGACGACATCTACTGGGACCTACGCGCGGTAGCCGCCCTGCTAGGCGAGCCCCAGGCCGCCGACCGCGTCATAGAGTCGATGCGGGAGCGGATAGCCCTGCTCGAGAAGAGGCTAGCGAACACCACTAGGCCTAGCGTAGCGCTGCTGGTCTACCTTCAGGAGAACGGCGCCTGGGTAGCAGGCGGCGGCACGTTCCACGACACAGTGGTAGCGCTCGCCGGCGGCTCCAACGTGTTCCACAGCCTCTATGGCTGGCAGATGGTGGGCTACGAGGAGCTGGTCTCCCGGGACCCCGACTACATACTTGTGACCGGTATGACCCAGGCCGACTTCAACCGGACCATAGAGCTTATAGAGAAGACGCCGCTGCGCGAGGCCAAGGCGTTCCGGGAGGGCCACGTATGCGTCCTCTACGGCGCCGCTACAGACGCGCTCAACAGGCCCTCGCCGGGGATAGTGGACGCGGCCTACCTGCTAGCCTCGATACTCCACCCCGGCGCCGTTGAGCCGCCCGAGAGGCTAGCCGGCAACTATACCTGCCTCGGGCAGGGCTAG